From Danio aesculapii chromosome 18, fDanAes4.1, whole genome shotgun sequence, a single genomic window includes:
- the paqr5a gene encoding membrane progestin receptor gamma-A produces MLNLIKLPQVFTINQVPKVFHEDGIISGYRHPCSSAKDCVLSLFQLTNETLNIWTHFLPTWFFLWKLLTVVLVQEDWRDPFTWPFLVFLLSCCVYPLASSCAHTFSTMSERARHICFFFDYGALSFYSLGSAIIYSSYSFPDKWVNGPFHLYYVPVAVVNSVISTALACYSRLGLPFFEYNCHSIKRPSGKLDQKLCKCLRIIAFVYPYLFDNIPLFYRIFVCAGEGCTFNEANTVHYQHTSLAFFTGFLFATHLPERLAPGSFDYIGHSHQLFHVFAIIGTYFQMTAIELDMAARKQWLHAHLPPVTFLNTVGAACFSVVSGLCIVYVFSLALFSTRGVKNKSF; encoded by the exons ATGCTCAATCTCATCAAGCTACCTCAAGTGTTCACCATCAACCAGGTTCCAAAA GTCTTCCATGAAGATGGCATCATTTCAGGGTATCGCCACCCATGCAGCTCTGCCAAAGACTGCGTGCTAAGTCTTTTCCAGCTAACAAATGAAACCCTCAATATTTGGACTCATTTTCTGCCTACATG GTTTTTCTTGTGGAAACTGCTGACGGTGGTGCTAGTGCAGGAGGACTGGCGGGATCCTTTCACGTGGCCTTTCCTGGTGTTCCTGCTGTCATGCTGTGTGTATCCACTGGCTTCCAGCTGCGCTCACACCTTCAGCACCATGTCTGAACGGGCCAGGCACATCTGCTTCTTCTTTGATTATGGAGCACTCAGCTTCTACAGCCTTG GTTCTGCCATCATCTACTCTTCTTACTCATTTCCAGATAAATGGGTTAATGGCCCATTTCACTTATACTATGTTCCTGTAGctgttgtcaactctgttatctccACTGCTCTTGCCTGCTACTCAAG acttGGTTTACCATTTTTTGAGTATAATTGCCACAGCATTAAAAG ACCTTCTGGGAAATTGGATCAGAAGCTTTGTAAATGTCTCCGGATAATTGCGTTTGTTTATCCATATCTCTTCGATAACATCCCCCTCTTTTACAGA ATCTTTGTGTGCGCTGGTGAAGGTTGCACTTTTAATGAGGCCAATACGGTTCACTATCAGCACACATCATTGGCTTTCTTCACTGGCTTTCTTTTTGCCACACACCTGCCCGAACGACTGGCTCCTGGCAGTTTTGACTACATAG GTCACAGTCATCAGCTCTTCCACGTGTTCGCTATTATTGGTACATATTTCCAGATGACTGCCATTGAACTTGACATGGCTGCAAGGAAACAGTGGCTTCATGCTCATTTGCCACCAGTCACCTTTCTAAACACAGTAGGAGCTGCTTGTTTTAGTGTGGTCAGCGGGCTTTGTATAGTATATGTC